From Carassius auratus strain Wakin chromosome 9, ASM336829v1, whole genome shotgun sequence:
CTAAATGTTAAATTAAGCTTTCCCTCAGTTTCTCCTGTGTACCAAAATTGTCTAGAAAAATACTATGGAAAAGTCTAGACAGGGAATTGGACAAAATGCCCGATGCTTCAACCATCAAAGACCCTGTATAAAGGTTGGATAGAGTGGTTTACCTGACCATGGTAAGTGCAATACAAATAATTGGTGGCTGCAGGGTATTCAGCAGCAAGTGTATCGATCTGAAAGTAAGCACAAGAAGCATTTATCATGAAgcaaaagtcattataatcataaaCAGATATTTCTGGCAATGGGTTCAAACCTGTTTGACCCAAGGTCTGATGTTCTGGTTGAGCCTGAGCACCCGAGCTTCTCCCTCTGAGATGTTCATAGCCTGACCAACCTGTCGGTCTGAGAAACCATCCATCTTGGCCTTTAGAAGTAGATCTCTCGGCACTGTGGCACTGAGGGaggaaaatggattaaaaaactcAAGACATACAGAATGCGCTGACTCTAAAACTTAGCCGAATATTAACTATTTATTCCTCTTTACTGATTGGTTACATAGCATTTTCTAAGCTCTTTTTCTTCTTACTTTTTTGGTAAATACATGCAAAGTCATTagaggaaaaaatatttttaagataaaTAGCGAACTGTGAACCTTTGATCATCAGAAAGTTCAAGCTTCAGTGTACATGGAAGGaaagaaaatatcaaaaaaaaaaaaaatcctggctaAAGATGCTTAACACATTAAATCAATACAACATCTGAACAAAGATCAAAGAGCACTGGAATCAAAACTTGTGGATTTTTCTTCCGTAACATTCATGTTTTATAAGCTCTGTATGGACATAAAACAATTCAGGTGATTAAAACTCTTCTCGAGAGAAAAAAACCTCTGTGTATGTACTGGTCCGGGTTTAAATCTGACCATTGTTTATTAACAAAGTAAAGAGCATTAAAACCAGCAGGAGTGTGAGACAGTAGAGTGTCAGTAGCTATGGACAGAGACAACCAGTCCTCACTATCCCACGCACCAAATGTGAGACTTCTCACTGTACTGTGCTTAAAGAGGTTAGTGCTCACCTGAAAGTAGTCTATTGGTTAAATATCAGAGTTGTAACTGAAAACCTGAAGGTTCAATCTTAGATTTTTGAGTCTTTAACTACAGAACAAGCTCAGGTTATTCTCTAGACCGGGGTACTCAAGTTAAGAGGCCAAACGGGCTGCATTTAAACCACATAAAATGTGTAGGGCCTTGGCCTTGTCCTTGtcccatttaaaataatactgaacatgaaaacataaaaatctggaacaaaaaattggattaaaagattgttgtttttttttgctatattgatgcaaaaaaaaatgcattcatactCAAAAAGGGTaatgaacaaacacaaaaagaTCTTGAGCAAATATAGTTCACAAATTTCTTTCCTTGaagtattatttttcttattttaagccCAAACAAAGGGCGGAGTGCACATCACCGAGCACTAAACACATGTAATCCGTTTCATTCATAAGTGGTGAACAGAAACTCCACATATACATCACTGAAGTGAAAGGCTCCAGAAAATGCCTAAAATGGGCAAAGGAATACAGCTTACCCTGTGAATAATGAAATGAAGAGAAGGGCTTGAACTGATGAAGACAGAAAAAAAGTGAATCTGAGAAGTAGGCAATGTACTGGAAATAGATTGTCAGGAACAACCAGTCAGTTAGACACTTCAGTGGTCATTAAACAAGTCATAAAAATATATGACTGCACCTGAACAATCAGAATCAAGatccttcaataccacgacttaggtgcccttgagcaaggcatcgaacccccaactgctccccgggcgccgcagcataaatggctgcccactgctccgggtgtgtgctcacagtgtgtgtgtttgttcactgctctgtgtgtgtgcacttcggatgggttaaatgcagagcacaaattctgagtatgggtcaccatacttggctgaatgtcacttcactttctttctttcttttctgtatattaatgcattacattacacaATGATTTTGCATGATATATTGGTATTAATAGaaccattaagatattttgtattgCAACAATTTTTTATTACAACTAAACCTATTTTGTATCCCAAATTCTCATAATTATAATGaatccagactttttttttttttttgcaatacagcaaatttgtaatgtttttcaaGCAATACAatgaatatttatcatgcaagtaattgaataatttatttatttcacagtaatTTAATAAATCTACGCAGTACACTAATGAGAATGACTTTAGAATTACAGTAATagaattttagttattttataatatcacctttattatttattatttattattttaattgccgTAATCCAATGAAATTTTCAACAgggaaaatattaattattcatttccAGTGATTTTTGACAGCGATCGGGATATGATCTTGAgaagtaaaatgttatttaccCTCTTGTACTTTAATACATACAAGCTCTCTCTGactaagtgaaagtgaaaagtgaaagtgatgtgacattcagccaagtatggtgacccatattcagaatttgtgctctgcatttaacccatctgaagtgcacacacacagagcagtgaacacacacacacacacacacacacacacactgtgaacacacacccggagcagtgggcagccatttatgctgcggcgcccggggagcagttgggggttcgatgccttgctcaagggcacctaagtcgtggtattgaaggtggagagagaactgttcatgcactccccccacccacaattcctgccggcccgagactcgaactcacgaCAGTACTTAAGTTTGATGGTCAAGTGGTGTGCAGTTCTGTCTATAAATATCAGTTTTGCGTGTCTGAATGTATTTGTTACTCTCTCACCTGGTATACTGACCCAGGAGCTGCTCCATGGCAGTAATGTGCTTCAGTTTGTGCAGGAACCATTTGTCTATAGCAGTGAGGTCATGGATCTGATCAACAGTCACACCACTGTGAAGGGCCTTGAGAAACAAAACAATCAACATAATATAAAATCAGCATCAGATCAGCATACTATAAATGGCATTAACATAAACAGGCTTTTCTAATAAATGATTGTGATCTACAAGAAATTGTTGGGTCATTGTTAAATGAGAAATAATGGGTCTTGATTGTTGGCTGTTAGCTGGTGGTGTCCCTTGAATACAGAGCAGAGCCCAATGAGCTGTAACTGGCTGTTGCCATAGCGCTGTGGGAGGACCAATCAGGGCACAGCACTTAATAGCCTGTCTGCTTAATAGAAGGCATAACCTGCTTTGAATGAAATGATGTGCCTGGAGACTAACATCAAACTCCAGTATTACAAGTGAGACCAACCTTGAGAGTTATTGATGTCCCATGTCTTGATAGGATTTGCCCAATTATTCTGTAATAAATCTGCCAACATCAACGTGTCCATTTGACACTCACATGACACATATTTTGAGGAAAAGTAGGCTGTTTCCTCTTTAGGCAGacaggtaattttcatttttaatgaatgcCCAGGGGATACAGAGGGGTCTTGCATCAACCTGAAGGGGGTTATTTTGCACACAAATTGacaaaacattgatttaaatgtaaacagaaaaaaatgagagaggaaacagttcactcagaaattagGAAATGGTTGACAATAGGATAATTCTATACTTAAGTGgtcttacaaaacaaaaatatttgaccaCAAAATTctgtgactgaccaatcagaatcaaggatttcattgaataattctttaaaattaaggtttacattacattatactcCCAAAGAATATTTATCCTATTGCACCAAATCTCCTAAAGTAGCTTCGCCAGTTGCTCGGGAATCAGTaaattgcattaaattgttcaatttagtaaatgttttatagaatttcaatattatatatgcaatagataactttaaaatgtaatttatttctgtaatggtcAAGCTGAATGGTGAAGCTTTCATCAGctatttacttttacatttatattactcttatatttgacatttatttgtattatcgttattgaaaacagttttgaaacCTAATATTTCAGTGGAAACCATGAAACATTTTTCCCAGGAttcttttatataaatttatatacaataatttttcatccttttttttttagcattttgtaatttaatgcatctttgtaaaaaaaaaaaaaaaaaaaacagcacactcACCCCAAACTTCTATACAGTAGAGTATATATACACTATCTAATCTGGACACAAAGGGTTAGGACAGATGTAAAAACTGCTGTCTCACTGGTTCATAAGTCATGAGCCTGATTTAAATATGGCTGTTATATTGATTCAAAAAGAATCAGAATCTATCATCTAGACTCTAATGCACTTTTCTTAATGCTACGGGTCACACACCTGGGCGAGGGAGAAGATACGAGTGCTTGAAGGCAGCGAGAGCTCTTGCTGAAGGTCTCTCTGCTCTTCCCAATCTCTTTTCAGAGGCAGACGTGGTACAAAGCCGTCCACTGAGGGGTGGCACATCCGCAAAGCCTTCTGGATGCTCTCCTCAAAGGTTCGGCCAATTGCCATGACCTGTGAGGGGAGGAAAATTAGAGGTTGGAGACAGAAGTCATTCTGTTTCTGTAAGTCAACAGCACTGAACTAACTGTGATACAGACTTAAATCAAATTGGCACCGAAGAATCAAAATCATAATTTGGTCTTTGGTTAGTTTTAATCTGTGTTAGATTCAGTAGCCATGGTAACACGCACCTCTCCAACACTCTTCATGGCACTGCCAATCTCCCGAGACATCCCGTGGAAGCGGTCCAGATCCCAGCGAGGTATTTTGGTGACAATATAATCCAAACTGGGCTCAAAACAGGCTGTGGTCTGCTCCGACACTGCATTCTTTATGTCCGGCAGTGGGATGCCCAGTGCTAGTTTAGCAGCTACAAATGCTAGTGGATACCTAGTGAAAAAGAGTCAGAAAGTAGAGTAATGTTTTCTACAAGAAGAAAATGGTtatgaaaaactttttaaatgtcattGCTGTCTGTGAGAAACACTTGCGATATTTAATGGAGAGCAAAATGTGACTTTTGTCATGTCATTTCACTTGTGTCTCCTCTCGAGTTTCAGAAAGATCTCAGAAGTGTCTCAAATCTTGTTCCAGTTTGTCAAGATACTAAAAATGCTATACATTTCCAAGACCAAACTATCTAAGctatgacatttatttatatcCTCTATACTTACTGCATGTCAACCATTACCTAATTTGTGATAACTTGTATTTCTACTAAAGAATTAACAtctgttaaaaaagttaaatgctatACATCTCCAAGACCAAACTATTTAAACTATGACATTTATGTATAACCTTTATTCACTTAGTGTATGTCAACCATTACCTAACTTGTGACTACTTGTATTTCTATTAAAGAATTAAcagttgtcaaaaaaaaaattaataatcttaaaatgacttaaaaatacCTCTTGAGATTTATTAAAGACTATAAACTTGCCCTCAGTGCAGTTTAAAGAACAATGCTTTCCAAAAAACCCTCCATATTGATTTTTagggaaaaatataataattgctCCACAAGGTATTCAAACTATTTTTGCCTCTTCACACTGATCTTCTGATAAGACAATACAATCTGTTCTGTTTATTCACCACAGTTTGTTTGTCTTCTTACAGAGCGTGTGGCATCAATGCTTTCAAAGGATATGGATTCATTTCACACTGAACAGACAGAGGGGTGGGTGGGTGTTTTTTAGAGTCTGGCTCTCAACATACACAGAACTTTGGCTGCAGTCAGTTCTCAATATTTTGGTGACGATAAATGCAAGACCAAGGACGGTGTGAAACTGACACCTTTAGCTGATCACAGAGAAACGTCTGTTTTGCAGGTAAAACTCTAACCAAGCCAAAGAAACTACTCTTAAATCTGTATCTATACATTGTTAAATGAACTCAAATACACTGCAGTGAGGTCCCTAAAGACATAACTAAGCACCCATAATGCTTGCATACCTATATAcagtactttaaaaaatatttatatattatgatcTCACCCTGTGGCTTTGGAAGCCAGTGCTGAGCTTCTGGAGAGGCGGGCATTCACCTCAATGATACAGTACTCCAGAGAGGACGGATGCAGGGCATACTGGATATTGCACTCTCCCACAATGCCCAGATGACGCACAACTTTAATAGCAGTCTCTCTTAGCATGTGGTATTCCTCATTGGACAGAGTCTGGCTGGGTGCAACCACGATGGAGTCACCTTTGGGATGACCAGAAAGGGCCATTAACAAAAGCTCTTGAGAATTTACAGTGCATGTCCTCATGCGATGTAACTGGTGTTTAAATTCACATGGCTTAATGGGTTATGAATATGGATGTGTATGCAGGGATCAATGTCAAAGACGATGAAAAGGAGATAAAAATCTTGTTTAACATGCATGTACCACATTCTTAAAAAATATCATTtcgatttcatttaaaaaaagaaaaagaaattctcaaaaactgttttaatttaatgacTTCATTAAAACAGGTGAATTAATGTAATCattgaggttaaaaaaaaaagtactaaatgCTTTCCTTACACCCTGCATACATGCAAGTCTTGATCAGTTTTTTCcaaatgattaaatttttttaatggaaaatttATTACATTTGACAACCTAAACTAACCTTATAAtgtgttatattaatataaatacatttcattaaaggCTTAcatgtaaacatacattttatataatataatagatttaaaatgtgtaattcaaaaattattcaaatatatatgactttttttttttttaataacacgaAAAATGAACCTCACCtcttattttctgaataatgtaaCAAAACATGTTCATGTTCTACATAGACAGCATGGTACCTGTATGGATGCCCAGAGGGTCAAAGTTCTCCATATTGCAGACAGTGACACAGTTATCAGCAACATCTCGAACCACCTCATATTCCACTTCCTTCCAGCCCAGCAAGGACTTTTCCACCAGGATCTGGCTGCTCATGGCCAGGGCCTGTAACAGAACAGACCAAGAATGAATGGACTTTCATGATACCAAACCATCTCGAAAACAGCCATATCAAGAGGAATCCAATTTTCCATGATCTTCTAGAGATAAGAGTGCTATGAACACATACCATAGCCTTCAGAACTCAACTTCATAAccagtgggggaaaaaaagagcatttaaGACTTTTAGCTACAAAAATGGGTGAAGCAGTTAAAATTCTATTGGACCGACAGCagacaaattaaacatttattttagtgtctttaaacatttatgaatggagaaaaaagtgtctattaaaaataagttaaaatattcagcacaaaaaacaaatgttattagTGGATATTGGAcagatacaaatatttatattttatatatataaagcatatatAAACAACCTTTAATAAAACTCTTTGTTCAGGAAGAAACATTAAGCTTTCTTGCCCTATACCTGATCATAAAGCAGATAacttttaaattcagagcacaatggaatatattagcatcatgttatTTCATGTTTTACGGCGCTTACCTTGCGAGCAGTGTCCTCTAGCTTCTCTTTATTAGCACACAGGCCTGAGCCAAGGCCACCCAGAGCATAAGCTGATCTCAACATGACAGGGTAGCCAATCTCATCTGCTGCCTTCAAGGCATCTGCCACCTTCCAAACAAAAACGGTCATCAGTACATGTTTACCAACAAAAATCTTTTCAAACAGTGTCCAACATAGCAACTACAGTGAAAGGTTTTTGGAATCACAACTTTGAGCAGTGACACATTTAGCAGATATCCGTCTCACTGTTTTAACAGCAATACTGGGAGCAATTTTTTCATTGATCGCCATTAGTTTATCTGAAAAGAGCTGCCGGTCCTCGGTGGCCATGATGGACTCCACAGGTGTGCCCAAAACTTGCACTCCATACTTCTGCAGGACGCCACTCTGAAAGAGCTCCACCCCTGACACAATGGACAGGAACATAATGCACCATCAGTCAAGCCTTTCAGTGTTGGTGAATTTGGGTAAAGTTTGATGCTGAATGCCTACCGCAGTTGAGAGCCGTCTGTCCTCCCATGGAGAGCAGAATGCCGTCGGGTCGCTCTATCTTGATCACCTCTGTTACAAACTCAGGAGTGATGGGCAGGAAGTACACAGAGTCTGCCTGCTTGGTGCCAACCTCATTAGTCTGTACCGAGGCAATGTTGGGGTTAATCAGCACAGTTTGTAGGTTTTCCTCCTGTAGACAGAAACAAGAAATAAGAAACAGTGCTGTGAGCAAGAACACCTGTACTGTGGCTTCAAGTAGGGCAGTGGTTCTCGAACTGTGAAAATTGTACAACTCTTTTCTGgaaaatgttacaatatatttttttattaataataataataataataataataataataataataacaacaacaacaacaaacaaccctaaaaatatatgaaaaaataaactaGAAATACGGTACTAGAAATACGGTACtagaattattcttaaaaaaatttattgaattaaagccgaaacaaaataaaatatatttaaattacatgaaaataatcTAATGTTGAAATTTTGCCATGGAAACTAATTGAAAAGTTTAATTACTAAAActgctaaaacaaaaacaaaagaaataaaaattaatttgcactgaaacaaaatctaataaaagtgacaaaagcacacagcacaatgattaaaactgaaagtaagaataaaataaaaatataaaaataaaggaagAAATTATTAAACACTtcattagtatataaataatactaatataacactGACAAAGACTCATCAAAAGACCAACAAAAGTCTTGAAAGagagattttcaaaaaaaaaaatataataatatggcATTATGTGTATGTTACTAACAGGCCTTAAGGCTGCCCTGCTGTTCTGTTGTGGATGCTGATGTGCTAGTTGTCCCAACTAGCTTTACCAGAAAGCATTTTTGCTGATGAACAACTCATCTAAGGATAGCAAAGCAGTAACAAACTACTGTAGCACTAAATAGCTTACTATACACCATCTTGAACCTGATGCATCTTCAACAAAATGTGCTCAAAAAGACTGTATTCGCTGGTAATGGTCTGAAAAGGACTGAACTAGGTTATTGAAAGGAGGCACAACTAGCAGAGATTAACAAAACTTCTCACCTTCATAGCTTTAACAGCCTGGGATCCCGAGTAGTCAAACTCTCCTGCCTGACCGATGGACAGACCTCCAGATCCCAGCACTAACACTTTAGACACCTGGGAAAATCAACAAACAAGTACCAGTATCTATACTCAACAGCCTGCAGACAGGACTTCCAACTTTATGTAGTATGTCTCCCCCACCTGGATTCTCTGAGGAACAGCAGGTTTCTTTGGCATCACAGATGCGATGCTCCCCTCCTTCCCATTACTTATCAGAGAGATGAAAGCATCAAACAGGAACTATAAAAGATAATTGAAGAAGGTGCTCAAGTACAATGGTTGGTTTTTAATGAAATAACCAGAAAAAAACCTACAGAGGATTCAACACAACATGATCAAGAGAGAACATTCAGCCATGAAAAACAAAAGATCAGACTCTTCACGATCCTCTGACTGTGCTGCAGTACCTCTGTGTCTGTGGGTCCTCCTTTGGCCTCGGGGTGGAACTGAGCTGTGAACACTGGCTTGGTATTATGCATAATgccctgaaaaagaaaaagaatagaaaacagattccactaaaaacaaaacaaagcattgTGCACACATAAAGATTTGTTGGGAGCATGTTAGTTTAACAGCAAAATGCATTACTAAAAATCATTCCTAgctcttaaaataaatttttcaccAGGCAGTCACAGTTCAAGCAaaagttcacccaacaatgaaaaACTTTTCATTACATATGAGAAGTAAGTAGTTTTTTGGAGCCTGACAGACGGagtccattatatatataaaaaagccaaCCCAAAAATCTACATTTTCACCCATATTCCATGGAAgtgagaaagtcatacaggtttagaattaCATAGGGGTggttaaattatgaaaaatgaaaTCCAGACCTCATTGGTTCCATCATTTGCATTGATGAAGAGAGGACTCCAGCCTGGAGGAAGGGACTCGCTGTCTATGCCATACCCATGATTCTGAGCTGTGATGAAAGCTTGGCCCGTCATCACGTTCACAACTGGCTGGTTTTGGCCCCTTTACAAAATgagaacacattttttattagtcTAAGGACACAAATTAAAACTTTTGCCATTGTTTTTCATTCCCAAACCCACAAATTTGACATATAATCAGTAAATTATGGTCTATTTACCATAAAATATGTTGGATAATAATTTGTACCTGTTTCCCATTGGTAGTTTATAAGACTGTGCACCAGCTGCCAGAGCTGTGATTTGATTCCCCATACAAATACCAAACACTGGCTGAGGACAGTCACTTTCCAGCACCTGATGGTTATTATGAAGGCAGGATGAAAGATAAACATACAGTAgtgtgacaatgtttttttttttttttcaaatatccaTATTAGTTAGTGTGGCTGAATGTAatcttttttcatttgtttttcaatttaaataatattaagtgtCAGCTGTTGTTCACAATCACAACCCACTTTACTTCTGTAATACGAAATAAAGAAATTGACTATTGGTTGCCAGTATGACATTGTAAGTAATGTAATTTTCAGAtgaaagatgttttattttattttaaaataacatgcacAAATGAATTGTTCAACATAAAGACAATGCTATCTTTCATTCTGCACCTGGCGAACATTTTGAATCAGGGTCTTTGCCAGCGAAGGATCTCCTGGGCCGTTGGAGATGAAAAGACCGTCATACTCCAGACTCATCAGGTCTTGGTCCCATGGCACCAAATGCACTTCTGCTCCACGCTAAGagataaaaatgaaaagtcttgAAATATTGCCTGTCACTTCCGCCTCTTCCTAGGAGGAGACCACAATTCCTTACCTTGACAAGTAGTCTTATAATGTTGTGCTTGATTCCACAATCAACAGCAACCACTTTGATAGGATTGCCTTTCCCAAACACTTGAATATCCTTAAAGCAGGAAAAGTCATGGTGAACCCTCACTGAAAATGTAATGCACAGCAAACTGACCAAGCATGCTGGTTACCTTGGTTGAGACCTCAGCTACTAGATTTCTCTGGTTTGGGTCTGTGATCTCCACCGGCTGACCATCAAATTCAATCTTCCCCAAAACGGTACCCTTATTTGAAGAAAACCAATAGGACAGGAACCTTCAGAATGCAT
This genomic window contains:
- the cps1 gene encoding carbamoyl-phosphate synthase [ammonia], mitochondrial translates to MSKILTVCGVARSLRLGWRNWRTSTRLLSMKSAFQAQTAHLVLEDGTKMKGYSFGHDQSAAGELVFNTGLVGYPEALTDPSYRGQILTLTYPIVGNYGVPNTQQLDELGLKKNVESDRIQVSGLLVQDYSSEYSHWNSVKSLAQWLQEEKVPALFGIDTRMLTKIIRDKGTVLGKIEFDGQPVEITDPNQRNLVAEVSTKDIQVFGKGNPIKVVAVDCGIKHNIIRLLVKRGAEVHLVPWDQDLMSLEYDGLFISNGPGDPSLAKTLIQNVRQVLESDCPQPVFGICMGNQITALAAGAQSYKLPMGNRGQNQPVVNVMTGQAFITAQNHGYGIDSESLPPGWSPLFINANDGTNEGIMHNTKPVFTAQFHPEAKGGPTDTEFLFDAFISLISNGKEGSIASVMPKKPAVPQRIQVSKVLVLGSGGLSIGQAGEFDYSGSQAVKAMKEENLQTVLINPNIASVQTNEVGTKQADSVYFLPITPEFVTEVIKIERPDGILLSMGGQTALNCGVELFQSGVLQKYGVQVLGTPVESIMATEDRQLFSDKLMAINEKIAPSIAVKTVADALKAADEIGYPVMLRSAYALGGLGSGLCANKEKLEDTARKALAMSSQILVEKSLLGWKEVEYEVVRDVADNCVTVCNMENFDPLGIHTGDSIVVAPSQTLSNEEYHMLRETAIKVVRHLGIVGECNIQYALHPSSLEYCIIEVNARLSRSSALASKATGYPLAFVAAKLALGIPLPDIKNAVSEQTTACFEPSLDYIVTKIPRWDLDRFHGMSREIGSAMKSVGEVMAIGRTFEESIQKALRMCHPSVDGFVPRLPLKRDWEEQRDLQQELSLPSSTRIFSLAQALHSGVTVDQIHDLTAIDKWFLHKLKHITAMEQLLGQYTSATVPRDLLLKAKMDGFSDRQVGQAMNISEGEARVLRLNQNIRPWVKQIDTLAAEYPAATNYLYCTYHGQEHDLDFKDRGIMIVGCGPYHIGSSVEFDWCAVSSIRALRQMGKRTVVVNHNPETVSTDFDECDRLYFEELTLERILDITQQEACTGCIVSVGGQIPNNLAMPLHLNGVKILGTSPLQIDRAEERSVFSAILDDLGVGQAPWRALSSLEDAVSFASTVGYPCLLRPSYVLSGSAMNVVYGEDEMKRFLEEATQVSQDHPVVITKFIRGAREVEVDAVAKMGKVLAHAITEHVEDAGVHSGDATLILPTQTISQGALEKVKTATQKIAKAFEISGPFNTQFLVKGNDVMVIECNLRASRSFPFVSKTIGVDFIDVATRVMVGEPLDESRLPSLENPIIPVDYVGIKAPMFSWPRLREADPVLRCEMASTGEVACFGPNIYSAFLKAMLSTGFKLPQKGILIGIQHSFRPNFMSTAHQLHEEGFKLYATEGTSAWLNANDVPAIPVAWPSHETKNTTLPSISRLISEGHIDLVVNLPNNNTKFLKDNFQIRRMAVDYGVPLITNFQVVKLFAEAIRYSSDLDATSLFHYRQREPRLSENSSAWSTCNL